A genome region from Akkermansiaceae bacterium includes the following:
- a CDS encoding DUF3341 domain-containing protein — protein sequence MSTTRKRVYGYLAEFKSASALYKAAEKVRDAGFRKWDCYTPYPVHGLDAAMGLKRSILPWFVFFGGITGCATAFALAYTTQVVIYPTIVQAKPVNIFTIPAFFPVMFELTILFSGFTVLFGLLGLIQLPRLNHPLFASKQFHRATDDGFFIAIEARDAKFSPDGTKSLLAEIGGENIELVEEEN from the coding sequence GTGAGCACCACACGCAAACGAGTTTACGGCTACCTCGCCGAGTTCAAGAGCGCCTCCGCCCTCTACAAGGCGGCGGAGAAAGTCCGTGACGCGGGCTTCCGCAAATGGGACTGCTACACGCCCTATCCCGTCCACGGCCTCGATGCCGCGATGGGCCTCAAGCGCTCTATCCTCCCATGGTTCGTGTTCTTCGGCGGCATCACCGGCTGCGCCACAGCCTTCGCCCTCGCATACACCACCCAGGTAGTCATCTACCCGACCATCGTACAGGCTAAGCCGGTCAACATCTTCACCATCCCGGCCTTCTTCCCGGTGATGTTCGAGCTCACCATCCTCTTCTCCGGCTTCACAGTGCTCTTCGGCCTGCTCGGCCTGATCCAGCTGCCGCGCCTCAACCACCCCCTCTTCGCCAGCAAGCAGTTCCACCGCGCCACAGACGACGGTTTCTTCATCGCCATCGAAGCCCGCGACGCGAAATTCAGCCCGGATGGCACCAAATCGCTCCTAGCCGAGATCGGCGGAGAGAACATCGAACTCGTCGAAGAAGAGAACTGA
- a CDS encoding ApaG domain translates to MPKDIKEFEGLRVRIDDVIYMPSLDAPAERPHPFVYFISIFNDSSVPVTIRGRKWVVVEDGGETTVVEGDGVVGQQPVIAAGEHFSYNSYHVVGKAAAASGAFFGETAAGEWIFARIPDFRLEIPGWA, encoded by the coding sequence ATGCCGAAAGACATCAAGGAATTTGAAGGCCTGCGCGTCAGAATCGACGATGTCATCTACATGCCCAGCTTGGATGCTCCGGCGGAGAGGCCGCACCCTTTCGTCTATTTCATCTCCATCTTCAACGATTCCTCCGTGCCTGTGACGATACGCGGCAGGAAATGGGTCGTGGTGGAGGATGGGGGGGAGACGACGGTGGTCGAGGGGGACGGGGTTGTAGGTCAGCAGCCGGTGATCGCTGCGGGCGAGCATTTTTCCTACAACAGCTATCATGTGGTAGGCAAGGCGGCGGCGGCTTCCGGAGCTTTCTTCGGGGAAACCGCAGCCGGGGAATGGATTTTCGCGAGGATCCCGGATTTCCGTTTGGAGATCCCCGGCTGGGCGTAA
- a CDS encoding TAT-variant-translocated molybdopterin oxidoreductase — protein sequence MSKRIWNHPEVPQDETTVSWRSAGQLRDTKEFRTWMDREFPQGAAEMENQDEMETSRRTFLKLMGSSTALAGFGMVACRRPEAYIVPYTKAPEWVIPGKATYYASSMPRAGGAVPLVVTTFEGRPTKVGANRLHPDYEGTDAFAQASVLDMYSTSRSRKVLKNGKAMKRSEFEAALAALAADKSAKIGFVFGADESPTRLRLAKSLAAKYSAAKLYSYEALSSDDSPILGEGVKLVPDFEKADRILSLDCDFAGTDVVGSKIAFFNRRKPEGKGYNSKADATSMNRLYSVEAAFTLTGGMADHRLRVAPGMIASVASQIARELGAEAGNLPEITDSKQLEWIQELAKDLRKSGANTAVLAGPRQSAAVKHLALAINLALGNIGTGVKAYQTEATGMGDIADLTADLNSGAIETVVFLTPSNPVYDAPADLKFPDALAKAKTSIHLSDRTNAMAYACTWHVPAAHYLESWGDARSATGAYTIVQPMILPLYPDCVAELELLLAFLSDDGKLVTGEGEEGAPAPALLAVKETFKGDKAAWKTLLKNGFAAGTSYAAASPTLAGNAAAEIANAKVSKADKSSLDVIFATDASVYDGRWIDNGWLQEAPDPVSKLTWDNAVLIAPKTAKELGIYDQIIQLETKFASRSPDDEGENRKSPMITVKVNGKSVDLPVLVSFGQAENTLVIPLGYGQGFNSEDVLGRDTKNEKFVGLVGVNRGFDAYPLRTRDSAYFATGAEITLTGERYPVALTQEHNAMYGRALAREISTDAIPHKGDFAAQLAKVKKQGNDSHAPKNISLYKQEDRNGNTLLSDPLHQWGMTIDLSSCMGCNACLVACQSENNIPIVGKEQVAKGREMHWIRMDRYFATHKENKFDPDNVALVPQPVACQQCESAPCETVCPVNATVHTEDGLNAMAYNRCIGTRYCANNCPYKARRFNFFDYNKRNPLIKNNLNKGPLGERHDREPNHLQKNPNVTVRMRGVMEKCTYCVQRLKDAVIRQKRGQKQEVLADGGLSPDIKVSNETLRIPVDSVKTACQDACPAEAIAFGNLKDESASEMGRAKKLERNYDLLNYIGTLPRTSYLARVKNPNPDMPDAPYIGQATIHMV from the coding sequence ATGAGCAAACGCATTTGGAACCACCCGGAAGTCCCGCAGGACGAAACCACCGTCTCATGGCGCAGCGCCGGGCAGCTCCGCGACACCAAGGAATTCCGCACCTGGATGGATCGCGAATTCCCGCAGGGTGCCGCGGAAATGGAGAACCAGGACGAGATGGAGACATCGCGCCGGACTTTCCTCAAGCTCATGGGCTCCTCGACCGCGCTTGCCGGATTCGGCATGGTTGCCTGCCGCCGGCCGGAGGCTTACATCGTTCCCTATACCAAGGCTCCCGAGTGGGTGATCCCAGGGAAAGCCACCTACTACGCTTCCAGTATGCCGCGCGCCGGCGGTGCCGTGCCGCTGGTGGTCACCACCTTCGAAGGCCGCCCGACCAAGGTCGGTGCGAACCGCCTCCACCCGGATTACGAGGGCACCGACGCCTTCGCACAGGCCTCCGTGCTGGATATGTATTCCACCTCGCGCTCACGCAAGGTTCTGAAAAACGGCAAGGCCATGAAGCGCTCCGAGTTCGAGGCAGCGCTCGCAGCGCTCGCCGCCGACAAGTCCGCGAAGATCGGTTTCGTCTTCGGTGCCGATGAAAGCCCGACCCGCCTCCGCCTTGCGAAATCGCTGGCTGCGAAATACTCCGCCGCGAAACTTTATTCCTACGAGGCCCTTTCTTCTGACGACAGCCCCATCCTCGGTGAGGGCGTGAAACTCGTTCCCGATTTCGAAAAGGCCGACCGCATCCTCTCGCTCGACTGCGACTTCGCGGGAACGGATGTGGTGGGTTCAAAGATCGCTTTCTTCAACCGCCGCAAGCCGGAAGGCAAAGGCTACAATTCCAAGGCCGACGCCACCTCGATGAACCGCCTCTACTCGGTGGAAGCCGCCTTCACCTTGACCGGCGGGATGGCAGACCACCGCCTGCGCGTGGCTCCTGGCATGATTGCATCGGTCGCCTCGCAGATCGCACGCGAGCTCGGCGCCGAAGCCGGAAACCTTCCCGAGATCACCGATTCCAAGCAGCTCGAATGGATCCAGGAACTCGCCAAGGATCTCAGGAAAAGCGGAGCCAACACCGCCGTCCTTGCTGGCCCGCGCCAGTCGGCTGCCGTGAAACACCTTGCCCTTGCGATCAACCTCGCTCTGGGGAACATCGGCACCGGTGTGAAAGCTTACCAAACGGAAGCCACCGGGATGGGCGATATCGCCGACCTCACCGCCGACCTCAACTCGGGAGCCATCGAGACGGTCGTTTTCCTCACCCCTTCCAACCCGGTCTATGATGCACCGGCCGACCTGAAATTCCCCGATGCCCTCGCAAAGGCGAAGACCAGCATCCACCTCAGCGACCGCACCAACGCCATGGCCTATGCCTGCACATGGCACGTGCCTGCCGCCCATTACCTCGAGTCGTGGGGTGATGCCCGCAGCGCCACCGGTGCCTACACAATCGTCCAGCCAATGATTCTCCCACTCTATCCTGATTGCGTGGCGGAACTCGAACTGCTCCTCGCATTCCTTTCCGATGACGGCAAGCTCGTCACCGGGGAAGGGGAGGAAGGCGCACCCGCACCGGCTCTCCTCGCGGTGAAAGAGACCTTCAAGGGCGACAAGGCTGCGTGGAAAACGCTCCTCAAGAACGGTTTCGCCGCAGGCACTTCCTATGCCGCCGCCTCGCCAACGCTGGCGGGCAATGCCGCCGCCGAGATCGCCAACGCCAAGGTTTCCAAGGCCGACAAATCCTCTCTCGATGTCATCTTCGCAACCGACGCCTCGGTTTACGATGGCCGCTGGATTGACAACGGCTGGCTCCAGGAAGCACCCGATCCGGTTTCCAAACTGACTTGGGACAATGCGGTGCTCATCGCCCCGAAGACCGCCAAGGAACTCGGCATCTACGACCAGATCATCCAGCTTGAGACGAAATTCGCCTCCCGCTCTCCCGACGATGAGGGTGAGAACCGCAAGTCGCCGATGATCACTGTGAAGGTCAACGGCAAGTCCGTCGATTTGCCCGTCCTTGTCTCCTTTGGACAGGCGGAAAACACCCTCGTCATCCCGCTCGGATACGGACAGGGCTTCAACAGCGAGGATGTCCTTGGACGCGATACGAAAAACGAGAAATTCGTCGGCCTCGTCGGAGTGAACCGCGGGTTTGACGCCTATCCGCTCCGCACCCGGGACAGCGCCTATTTCGCCACCGGCGCGGAAATCACACTGACCGGCGAGAGGTATCCCGTCGCACTCACCCAAGAGCACAACGCAATGTATGGCCGCGCCCTCGCCCGCGAGATCAGCACCGATGCGATCCCGCACAAAGGCGATTTCGCGGCACAGCTCGCCAAGGTCAAGAAGCAGGGCAATGACTCGCACGCCCCGAAGAACATTTCCCTCTACAAGCAGGAGGACCGCAACGGCAATACGCTGCTTTCCGATCCGCTCCACCAGTGGGGCATGACCATCGACCTTTCCTCGTGCATGGGTTGCAACGCCTGCCTCGTCGCCTGCCAATCGGAGAACAACATCCCCATCGTCGGCAAGGAACAGGTCGCGAAAGGCCGCGAAATGCACTGGATCCGCATGGATCGCTACTTCGCCACCCACAAGGAAAACAAGTTCGATCCGGACAACGTCGCCCTCGTCCCACAGCCGGTCGCGTGCCAGCAGTGTGAGTCCGCACCTTGCGAAACCGTTTGCCCGGTCAATGCCACCGTCCACACCGAGGACGGCCTCAACGCGATGGCCTACAACCGCTGCATCGGCACCCGCTACTGCGCGAACAACTGCCCCTATAAGGCGCGCCGCTTCAACTTCTTCGACTACAACAAGCGCAACCCGCTCATCAAGAACAACCTCAACAAGGGCCCCCTTGGAGAAAGGCACGACAGGGAACCGAACCACCTCCAGAAGAACCCGAACGTCACCGTCCGCATGCGCGGCGTGATGGAGAAATGCACCTACTGCGTGCAGCGCCTCAAGGACGCCGTCATCCGCCAGAAGCGCGGCCAGAAGCAGGAAGTACTTGCCGATGGCGGCCTCTCCCCGGACATAAAAGTGTCCAACGAAACATTGCGCATCCCGGTGGATTCTGTGAAAACCGCCTGCCAGGACGCCTGCCCCGCCGAGGCGATCGCCTTCGGCAACCTCAAGGACGAGTCCGCTTCCGAAATGGGCCGCGCCAAGAAACTGGAGCGCAACTACGATCTCCTCAACTACATCGGCACCCTCCCGCGCACTAGCTACCTGGCTCGCGTGAAGAACCCGAATCCGGACATGCCAGACGCCCCATACATCGGGCAGGCCACCATCCACATGGTCTGA
- the guaA gene encoding glutamine-hydrolyzing GMP synthase yields MHDTNHVAVIDFGSQYTQLIVRRVRELGFFAMLYSLDDFPHIGKPGAIILSGGPKSTSEADAPDLDFGALKAFGVPVLGVCYGMQLLNLKFGGTVEKSDRREYGSASLFPDTASVLYAGISETSQVWMSHSDTVRIIPDGAKVIARNQHDTPVSLQWDESFFGIQFHPEVTHSHEGQRMLKNFLGLAKNLEPFKIDDFKREMIADIRKTVGDRQVVCGVSGGVDSTVLAVLLKEAGVKVRAIFVDNGLLRKNEAQEVQANFKRMGLEIETIDASDRFLNALAGEGDPEKKRKIIGNMFIEVFWDAVGDAQMLAQGTLYPDVIESASNAKSKASVIKTHHNRVAKILELQAEGKVLEPLAELFKDEVRALGRSLGIAEDILQRHPFPGPGLSVRCPGVVDRERLEIIRDCDAIFIGKLKEYGWYDKVWQAYAGLIPVKTVGVKGDERSYEWATNLRAVVSEDAMTAEWVDLPAQLLRETSQRILNEVSGINRVLYDISTKPPASIEWE; encoded by the coding sequence ATGCACGATACAAATCACGTCGCCGTCATCGATTTCGGCTCGCAATACACCCAGCTTATTGTCCGCCGCGTGCGGGAGCTTGGCTTTTTCGCGATGCTGTATTCCCTGGATGATTTCCCGCACATCGGCAAGCCGGGAGCCATCATCCTTTCCGGGGGGCCGAAGAGCACGAGCGAGGCGGATGCCCCGGATCTGGATTTCGGCGCATTGAAAGCGTTCGGGGTTCCAGTGCTGGGGGTCTGCTACGGGATGCAACTGCTGAACCTGAAATTCGGCGGTACCGTCGAGAAGAGCGACCGCCGAGAATACGGCTCCGCAAGTCTTTTTCCGGACACCGCATCGGTACTCTACGCGGGAATTTCGGAGACCTCCCAGGTGTGGATGAGCCACTCGGACACGGTGAGAATCATCCCGGACGGTGCGAAGGTCATCGCAAGGAATCAGCACGATACGCCCGTCTCTCTCCAGTGGGACGAGTCGTTTTTCGGGATCCAGTTCCATCCGGAAGTGACCCACAGCCACGAAGGGCAGCGGATGCTCAAAAACTTCCTCGGCCTCGCGAAAAACCTGGAGCCGTTCAAGATCGACGATTTCAAGCGCGAGATGATCGCTGACATCCGCAAGACTGTCGGCGACCGCCAAGTGGTGTGCGGCGTTTCCGGAGGGGTCGATAGCACAGTGCTTGCCGTGCTGTTGAAAGAGGCGGGCGTGAAAGTCCGCGCCATCTTCGTCGACAACGGCCTGCTCCGCAAGAACGAGGCACAGGAAGTGCAGGCGAATTTCAAGCGCATGGGCCTGGAGATCGAGACCATCGACGCCTCCGACCGTTTCCTCAACGCGCTGGCCGGCGAGGGCGATCCGGAGAAAAAACGCAAGATCATCGGCAACATGTTCATCGAGGTTTTCTGGGATGCCGTTGGCGATGCCCAGATGCTTGCCCAAGGCACCCTCTACCCGGATGTGATCGAGAGCGCATCGAACGCGAAATCCAAGGCTTCCGTCATCAAGACCCACCACAACCGCGTTGCGAAAATCCTCGAACTCCAGGCGGAGGGAAAAGTCCTCGAGCCGCTTGCGGAGCTGTTCAAGGACGAAGTGCGCGCGCTCGGCCGCTCCCTCGGGATTGCGGAGGACATCCTCCAGCGCCACCCCTTTCCCGGCCCCGGTCTCTCCGTCCGCTGCCCGGGAGTGGTCGACAGGGAAAGGCTGGAAATCATCCGCGATTGCGATGCGATCTTCATCGGCAAGCTCAAGGAGTACGGTTGGTATGACAAGGTTTGGCAGGCCTACGCCGGCCTCATCCCGGTCAAGACTGTCGGCGTGAAAGGCGACGAGCGAAGCTACGAATGGGCCACCAATCTCCGTGCCGTCGTCTCCGAGGACGCGATGACCGCTGAGTGGGTCGATCTCCCGGCGCAACTGCTACGGGAAACCAGCCAACGCATCCTCAACGAGGTCAGCGGCATTAACCGGGTGCTCTATGACATTTCCACAAAACCCCCGGCCAGCATCGAGTGGGAGTGA
- the nrfD gene encoding polysulfide reductase NrfD — protein MASSTETAPNTGVKLPVLKREKLILNDRSYHWITDRICGIIENKQPLLWWLLFLPSSLIALIGVGGGLFHLVSTGVGVWGNTNRVMWGWPIVNFVFWIGIGHAGTLISAILFLTRQNWRTSINRAAEAMTIFAVMCAGIFPAFHVGRVWFAWFLAPVPNANAIWQNFKSPLLWDVFAVSTYFTVSLIFWFLGMVPDLATIRDRCKPGIRKILYGIFALGWRGGNRQWSHYEMAYLLLAALSTPLVLSVHSVVSFDFATSVVPGWHTTIFPPYFVAGAIFGGFAMVLTIMIPARFIYGLQDLITMKHIDNMAKIILLTGTIVGYAYLMELFVAFYSGAIYEMDAFKFRIAGPYWWAYAAMMSLNVLSPQIFWFKSMRENLWVVMAVAMCVNVGMWFERFVIIVTTLARMWLPGDWKTFSPSGQDQLLFVGTIGMFLMLFLLFLRFLPCINIAEVKWAKEESDPHFEDNESHPDSGAETIPAYQKELPESKS, from the coding sequence ATGGCCTCATCCACAGAAACCGCACCGAACACGGGAGTCAAACTTCCGGTCCTGAAGCGTGAAAAGCTGATCCTCAACGACCGCTCCTACCACTGGATCACGGACCGGATCTGCGGGATCATCGAGAACAAGCAGCCGCTGCTTTGGTGGCTGCTTTTCCTGCCCTCCTCGCTCATCGCCCTCATCGGCGTCGGCGGCGGGCTGTTCCACCTCGTTTCCACCGGCGTCGGTGTCTGGGGAAACACGAACCGCGTGATGTGGGGTTGGCCCATCGTGAACTTCGTTTTCTGGATCGGTATCGGCCACGCGGGCACACTGATCTCCGCCATTCTTTTCCTGACCCGGCAAAACTGGCGGACATCGATCAACCGCGCTGCGGAAGCCATGACGATCTTTGCGGTGATGTGCGCGGGCATTTTCCCCGCCTTCCACGTCGGCCGCGTCTGGTTCGCATGGTTCCTCGCCCCCGTCCCGAACGCGAACGCGATCTGGCAGAACTTCAAGTCACCCCTGCTTTGGGACGTGTTCGCCGTCTCCACCTACTTCACCGTCTCGCTGATCTTCTGGTTCCTCGGCATGGTTCCCGACCTCGCCACGATCCGCGACCGCTGCAAGCCCGGCATCCGGAAGATCCTCTATGGCATCTTCGCCCTAGGCTGGCGCGGGGGCAACCGCCAGTGGAGCCACTACGAAATGGCCTACCTGCTCCTCGCGGCGCTTTCCACCCCGCTCGTCCTTTCCGTCCACTCGGTCGTCTCGTTCGACTTCGCCACCTCGGTCGTCCCCGGCTGGCACACCACGATCTTCCCTCCTTACTTCGTCGCGGGCGCCATCTTCGGCGGCTTCGCAATGGTGCTCACGATCATGATCCCAGCCCGTTTCATCTACGGACTCCAGGATCTGATCACCATGAAGCACATCGACAACATGGCGAAGATCATCCTGCTCACCGGAACCATCGTCGGCTACGCCTATCTCATGGAGCTCTTCGTCGCCTTCTACTCAGGCGCGATCTACGAAATGGACGCCTTCAAGTTCCGCATCGCAGGCCCCTACTGGTGGGCCTACGCCGCGATGATGTCGCTCAACGTCCTTTCCCCGCAGATCTTCTGGTTCAAGTCCATGCGCGAGAACCTCTGGGTCGTCATGGCCGTGGCGATGTGTGTCAACGTCGGCATGTGGTTCGAGCGCTTCGTCATCATCGTCACCACCCTCGCCCGCATGTGGCTGCCGGGCGACTGGAAGACCTTCTCGCCATCCGGGCAGGACCAGCTCCTCTTCGTCGGAACGATCGGAATGTTCCTCATGCTCTTCCTCCTGTTCCTCCGCTTCCTTCCCTGCATCAACATCGCCGAGGTGAAATGGGCCAAGGAGGAAAGCGATCCGCACTTCGAGGACAACGAATCCCATCCGGACTCGGGAGCGGAAACCATCCCCGCCTACCAGAAGGAACTCCCGGAAAGCAAAAGCTGA
- the guaB gene encoding IMP dehydrogenase, giving the protein MAEISLGLSFDDVLLVPALSAILPGEAELATELAAGIPLNLPVVSAAMDTVSEHDLAIALAREGGMGVIHRACPIEEQAAMVSRVKRSESAVILKPLTVRKEETVARVLEIMHENGFSGFPVVDPDGRLEGMVTGRDVRYLDRPGALVSEVMTARDKVITAPPNTGLEQARRILYENRIEKLPLVDANNILVGLITGSDIEKRIMFTSAAKDSNGQLRCGAAVGVGPDVEERAAALIEAGADALFIDAATGHTRHVMNVIDKLRTMSDRPVVAGNVVTEAGARDLVSAGASALKVGVGPGSICTTRVIAGVGMPQFTAIQNVAGYCRERGVKVIADGGIRYSGDVVKAIAAGADLVMLGSILAGTRESPGQSVYFQGRRFKTYRGMGSLGAMRKGAADRYSQNSSGKLVAEGVEGRVPYKGPLSDVIFQLMGGLKSGMGYVGAATLAELREKATFTRITPGGLRESHVHDIVMTEEPTNYQPLG; this is encoded by the coding sequence ATGGCAGAGATTTCCTTGGGTTTGTCCTTTGACGATGTGCTCCTTGTCCCGGCGCTCAGCGCGATTTTGCCGGGCGAGGCAGAGCTTGCAACGGAGCTTGCAGCGGGTATTCCGCTCAACCTTCCAGTGGTTTCTGCGGCGATGGACACTGTTTCGGAGCATGATCTGGCGATCGCCCTCGCACGTGAAGGCGGTATGGGAGTTATTCACCGCGCCTGCCCGATCGAGGAACAGGCGGCCATGGTTTCCCGGGTGAAACGCTCGGAAAGCGCCGTGATCCTCAAGCCGCTGACCGTCCGCAAGGAAGAGACGGTTGCCCGGGTGCTGGAGATCATGCACGAGAATGGGTTTTCCGGATTTCCCGTGGTCGATCCGGATGGTCGCCTCGAGGGCATGGTGACGGGTCGGGACGTGCGCTATCTGGACAGGCCGGGCGCATTGGTCTCCGAGGTGATGACAGCCCGCGACAAGGTGATCACCGCCCCGCCGAACACGGGCTTGGAGCAGGCGCGGCGCATCCTTTATGAGAATCGCATCGAGAAACTGCCGCTCGTGGATGCAAACAACATCCTCGTCGGCCTGATCACCGGCTCGGACATCGAGAAGCGCATCATGTTCACCAGCGCCGCCAAGGACTCCAACGGCCAACTCCGCTGCGGGGCTGCGGTGGGTGTCGGGCCGGATGTCGAGGAGCGTGCTGCGGCACTCATCGAGGCGGGTGCCGATGCGCTTTTCATCGATGCCGCCACCGGCCACACCCGCCACGTGATGAATGTGATCGATAAGCTCCGCACGATGAGTGACAGGCCGGTTGTCGCCGGAAATGTCGTCACCGAGGCCGGCGCGCGGGATCTGGTTTCCGCCGGGGCGAGTGCGCTCAAGGTCGGGGTCGGACCCGGATCGATCTGCACCACGCGGGTCATCGCGGGCGTGGGGATGCCGCAGTTCACGGCGATCCAGAACGTCGCCGGATACTGCCGCGAGCGTGGGGTGAAAGTCATCGCCGACGGTGGCATCCGCTACTCGGGCGATGTGGTGAAAGCCATCGCCGCCGGAGCCGATCTGGTGATGCTCGGCTCCATCCTCGCCGGAACCCGCGAAAGCCCCGGCCAGAGCGTGTATTTCCAGGGTCGCCGCTTCAAGACCTATCGCGGCATGGGTTCGCTCGGCGCGATGCGCAAGGGTGCCGCGGACCGCTACTCACAGAACAGCTCCGGCAAACTCGTCGCTGAGGGTGTCGAAGGCAGGGTGCCATACAAGGGTCCGCTTTCCGATGTGATTTTCCAGCTCATGGGTGGCCTGAAATCCGGCATGGGATACGTCGGGGCCGCCACGCTTGCCGAGCTCCGCGAAAAAGCCACCTTCACCCGGATCACCCCCGGCGGCCTCCGCGAAAGCCACGTCCACGACATCGTGATGACCGAGGAACCAACCAACTACCAACCGCTGGGCTGA
- a CDS encoding cytochrome c3 family protein produces MANIFPRWSNLLPLKIAFCLGTVGAGVVLGINYYATPKAQVVGYQPTQPIPFSHKIHVDQLGLDCRYCHSFVDVAGHSNVPTGNTCWNCHQHVQKDSPKLAPLHVSMDPTFPGYDGKPIEWVRIHKSPDYVYFNHSAHVNRGISCQSCHGDVHKMEVVYQAQPHSMGWCLECHRAPEQHLRPLEEVYNLNYGDSDVAKYSKDASVVTTKDLGKKLKETFNVHPKTSCATCHH; encoded by the coding sequence ATGGCAAACATTTTTCCACGCTGGTCCAACCTGCTACCACTAAAAATCGCGTTTTGCCTAGGTACTGTTGGAGCCGGAGTGGTTCTCGGTATCAACTACTACGCGACTCCGAAGGCTCAGGTCGTGGGCTACCAGCCAACCCAACCCATCCCGTTTTCGCATAAGATCCACGTCGACCAGCTCGGCCTTGATTGCCGCTACTGCCACTCCTTCGTGGATGTCGCCGGTCACTCGAACGTGCCGACCGGCAACACCTGCTGGAACTGCCACCAGCACGTCCAGAAGGACAGCCCCAAGCTCGCCCCGCTGCATGTTTCCATGGATCCGACCTTCCCCGGTTACGATGGCAAGCCGATCGAGTGGGTGCGCATCCACAAGTCTCCCGACTACGTCTATTTCAACCACTCCGCCCACGTGAACCGCGGCATTTCCTGCCAGAGCTGCCACGGAGACGTGCATAAAATGGAGGTTGTCTACCAGGCTCAGCCGCACTCGATGGGATGGTGCCTTGAGTGCCACCGCGCGCCCGAGCAGCACCTGCGCCCGCTTGAGGAGGTTTACAACCTGAACTACGGCGATTCCGATGTCGCGAAATACTCGAAGGATGCCTCGGTCGTAACCACCAAGGATCTCGGCAAGAAGCTCAAGGAAACCTTCAACGTGCACCCGAAAACGAGTTGCGCGACCTGCCACCATTGA